In Bacteroidia bacterium, the following are encoded in one genomic region:
- the fabF gene encoding beta-ketoacyl-ACP synthase II yields MRLKRVVVTGIGALTPIGNSAPLYWENLIAGTSGAGPITRFDASKFKTQFACEVKGFDPNDFFDRKEARKLDPCTHYALVAADEAVKDSGIDLTKINPDRVGVIFGSGIGGLETFYNECVEFAKGDGTPRFNPFFIPKMIADISAGHISIKYGFRGPNFTTVSACASSTNAMIDAFTYIRLGKADMIVTGGSEAAVNQAGVGGFNAMHALSTRNDSPSTASRPFDLDRDGFVLGEGAGVVILESLDSALARGAKIYAEIVGGGMSADAHHITAPHPEGLGALNVMRSALEDAEMQASEIDYVNVHGTSTPLGDVAETKAIQKVFGEHAYKLNISSTKSMTGHLLGAAGAIEAIASILAVKNDIVPPTINHFTDDPQLDSKLNFTFNKLEKRTVNAALSNTFGFGGHNASVVFRKFLP; encoded by the coding sequence ATGCGGTTAAAAAGGGTTGTAGTAACTGGAATAGGAGCATTAACTCCTATTGGAAATTCGGCACCATTGTACTGGGAGAACTTAATTGCCGGTACAAGTGGTGCTGGTCCTATAACCAGATTTGATGCATCCAAGTTTAAAACCCAATTCGCCTGTGAGGTTAAAGGTTTTGATCCAAACGATTTCTTTGATCGGAAAGAAGCAAGGAAATTAGATCCGTGTACACATTATGCTTTAGTTGCAGCAGATGAGGCTGTCAAAGATTCCGGTATTGACTTAACTAAAATTAACCCTGATCGAGTTGGGGTGATTTTTGGTTCCGGAATTGGCGGTCTAGAAACATTCTACAATGAATGTGTTGAATTTGCAAAAGGTGATGGTACGCCAAGGTTTAACCCTTTCTTCATACCTAAAATGATTGCCGACATTTCGGCAGGTCATATTTCTATCAAATACGGTTTTAGAGGTCCAAATTTTACTACAGTTTCTGCTTGTGCTTCCTCCACCAACGCCATGATAGATGCCTTTACCTACATTCGATTAGGTAAGGCCGATATGATTGTAACAGGCGGTTCAGAAGCAGCAGTTAATCAAGCGGGAGTTGGTGGTTTTAACGCCATGCACGCCCTTTCAACCCGAAATGATAGTCCTTCCACTGCATCTCGTCCATTTGATTTGGATAGAGATGGATTTGTGCTAGGTGAAGGTGCAGGGGTTGTAATATTGGAAAGTTTGGATTCGGCACTGGCTAGAGGTGCCAAAATTTATGCTGAAATAGTTGGTGGTGGAATGAGTGCAGATGCTCATCATATTACAGCACCGCATCCGGAAGGATTGGGGGCTTTAAATGTGATGCGTAGTGCCTTGGAAGATGCAGAAATGCAAGCCAGTGAAATTGATTATGTGAATGTTCATGGAACATCTACACCACTTGGTGACGTTGCCGAAACTAAAGCAATTCAAAAAGTTTTTGGTGAACATGCTTATAAATTGAATATTTCAAGTACAAAAAGCATGACTGGACATTTATTAGGTGCTGCTGGCGCAATTGAAGCCATTGCTTCTATCTTGGCTGTAAAAAATGATATTGTTCCTCCTACAATTAATCATTTTACCGATGATCCTCAATTGGATTCAAAATTGAATTTCACTTTCAATAAATTGGAAAAAAGAACAGTTAATGCCGCCTTATCTAATACCTTTGGTTTTGGAGGGCACAATGCTTCTGTAGTTTTTAGAAAATTCCTCCCTTAG
- the rnc gene encoding ribonuclease III, whose translation MKLLPGILKAYFSPDKKLYISLKNLLGFYPKNISLFKLAFTHRSAAVEVKDGVKISNERLEYLGDAILGAVVAEFLFKKFPFKDEGFLTEMRSRMVSRENLNKLAVKMGISNLIESNLGGSRQKSMYGDGFEALIGAIYLDLGYDSTKLFILNRIIRNHIDLDQIQAMDNNYKSRLLELAQKQKKELRYEVVDEVMQKKVKHYVIEVYYDGERLGKGMDIAKKKAEQIAAQKSIEILQEKGMPD comes from the coding sequence ATGAAGTTGTTGCCCGGAATTCTTAAAGCTTATTTTTCCCCAGACAAAAAACTTTATATTTCTTTAAAAAATCTTCTTGGATTTTATCCAAAGAATATTTCATTATTTAAACTGGCCTTTACGCATCGATCTGCTGCAGTTGAAGTCAAAGATGGCGTTAAAATCAGCAATGAAAGGCTGGAATATTTGGGGGATGCCATTTTAGGTGCAGTGGTTGCCGAGTTCCTGTTTAAAAAATTCCCTTTTAAGGACGAAGGCTTTCTGACAGAAATGAGAAGTAGAATGGTAAGTAGGGAAAACCTGAATAAATTGGCAGTTAAAATGGGAATAAGTAACCTGATTGAAAGCAATTTAGGTGGTTCCAGACAAAAATCAATGTATGGTGATGGTTTTGAAGCATTGATTGGTGCCATTTATTTAGACTTGGGTTATGATTCTACTAAATTGTTTATCCTAAATCGTATCATTCGCAATCATATTGATTTGGATCAAATACAAGCCATGGACAATAATTATAAAAGTCGTTTGCTTGAATTGGCCCAAAAGCAAAAAAAAGAATTACGATATGAAGTAGTCGATGAGGTAATGCAAAAGAAAGTAAAGCATTACGTAATTGAAGTATATTATGATGGTGAGAGGTTAGGTAAGGGAATGGACATAGCCAAGAAGAAGGCTGAACAAATTGCTGCACAAAAAAGTATAGAGATTTTACAGGAGAAAGGGATGCCGGATTAA
- a CDS encoding polyprenyl synthetase family protein, which yields MDEFEVRFRDNMRSSVPLLDTITHYIVKRKGKQMRPMFVFLSAKLCGGFNDCSYRAATHIELLHTATLVHDDVVDDSNLRRGFFSINALWKNKIAVLVGDYLLSRGLLLSVGNNDYHLLQITSNSVREMSEGELLQIEKARRLDITEDIYFEIIRKKTATLIASCCACGAASVTEDAEKIELLRHFGELAGMAFQIKDDLFDYENHNKTGKPTGIDIKEKKMTLPLIYALNNSTNQEKRKIINIVKNHNNDNIKVKQVIEFVISKGGITYSTSKMNDIKNQALAILMNFPEGQIRDSLAGLVEYTIGRDI from the coding sequence ATGGACGAATTTGAAGTTCGGTTTCGGGACAACATGCGTAGTTCCGTGCCTTTACTTGATACAATTACCCATTACATTGTAAAAAGAAAAGGGAAGCAAATGAGACCCATGTTTGTTTTTCTCTCTGCCAAACTATGTGGAGGGTTTAATGATTGTTCCTATCGGGCTGCTACTCATATCGAACTTTTGCATACAGCTACATTAGTTCATGACGATGTAGTTGATGATAGTAATTTACGTCGTGGCTTTTTTAGTATAAATGCACTTTGGAAAAATAAAATAGCTGTTTTAGTCGGAGATTATTTGTTATCCAGGGGATTGCTTTTAAGTGTCGGCAATAACGACTATCACTTGCTCCAAATAACCAGCAACTCCGTCAGAGAAATGAGCGAAGGTGAGCTTCTTCAAATTGAAAAGGCTCGCAGATTAGATATTACAGAAGACATTTATTTTGAAATTATTCGTAAAAAAACCGCTACCCTAATAGCTTCATGCTGTGCTTGTGGTGCGGCTTCCGTAACTGAAGATGCTGAAAAAATTGAGCTGTTACGACATTTTGGCGAGTTGGCAGGTATGGCTTTTCAAATAAAAGACGACCTCTTTGATTATGAAAATCACAATAAAACTGGCAAGCCAACCGGGATTGACATTAAGGAGAAAAAAATGACATTGCCATTAATCTACGCTCTTAACAATAGCACTAATCAAGAAAAGCGTAAGATTATCAATATTGTTAAAAACCACAACAACGATAACATCAAAGTAAAACAAGTTATCGAATTTGTTATTTCAAAAGGTGGAATTACTTATTCAACCTCCAAAATGAATGATATTAAAAATCAAGCATTGGCCATTTTGATGAACTTTCCGGAAGGCCAAATTCGTGATTCTTTAGCCGGACTGGTTGAATATACTATAGGAAGAGATATTTAA
- a CDS encoding SpoIIE family protein phosphatase, with protein MNPKKIFILLLCFYLLSPTWAYPFAPSPKSGSNPTENSLLTSTMYWEDSSGLTTFTDAIQQFENGKFQPIKCPMQNLGFSHSSFWMRVSINYPFENQANYFLEISRPTTNEITVFTRNQSNNWEHLTLGDALPYPDSLHFSKPNVFQIRLLPHSENTIYIRIKPNGDIALVGANLYSSEDYNRHELKEQIFLGIFFGIMVFAIFSNLFLFYTLQNRSYLWYVFYVISIVILQISLEGYNATLFFKFSSLIADRSIIILTSATILFVLLYTKKFLNLCTLTNRWPSRLVDGSMVITVLGSLFSFGNDFWFLLGLILVNTSGLSSMIAIVYSLVASRRENRKGNMYFYAAFASLFVGTIIFVLANSNLIPLNFLTYNSLKIGNAIEVIFLSLSMAEQFSLVQKEKEMAQEEALEKLQEINRITDQVNVRLEIEVAQRTKLLNKQNLDLEQKNKDITDSILYAATLQRSMMPEWEILSSVVHDSFLLNLPKDIVSGDFYWVGIHSNKIYFAISDCTGHGVPGAFMSILGVDIFDRQLKNETAPTIDAMLEELDLNLSAVFKGNSNLEIHEHGMDVALCCYDSSTKILEFAGAGRPLYLVKESGEVERFNGNKRSIGSKRLQNIPFEKTAIPIENKVWVYLQSDGYTDQFGGEFNKKIQRKEFEKFLVEIHKLSGRKQKEHFYNNFLNWKREYDQIDDIMVMGVQLS; from the coding sequence GTGAATCCGAAGAAAATATTCATTTTACTTCTATGTTTTTATTTGCTTAGTCCAACTTGGGCTTACCCATTCGCACCTTCTCCGAAATCAGGTTCTAACCCGACTGAAAATTCACTCCTTACGAGTACCATGTATTGGGAAGATTCAAGTGGACTTACAACTTTTACCGATGCCATTCAACAATTTGAAAATGGAAAATTCCAACCGATAAAATGCCCCATGCAAAATTTAGGATTTTCCCATTCAAGCTTTTGGATGAGAGTTTCCATAAATTACCCATTCGAAAATCAGGCAAATTATTTCCTGGAAATTTCAAGACCCACAACCAATGAAATAACTGTTTTTACAAGAAATCAATCTAATAATTGGGAACACTTAACATTAGGAGATGCTTTACCTTACCCCGACAGTCTCCATTTCTCCAAACCCAATGTCTTTCAAATTAGGCTTTTACCTCATTCTGAAAATACAATTTACATTCGAATTAAACCCAATGGTGATATTGCATTAGTAGGGGCCAATTTATATTCTTCCGAGGACTATAATCGCCATGAGCTAAAAGAACAAATCTTTTTAGGAATATTCTTTGGAATAATGGTATTTGCCATTTTTTCAAACCTTTTCCTTTTCTATACTTTACAAAATCGCTCCTATCTATGGTATGTGTTCTATGTAATTTCAATTGTTATTCTTCAAATTTCTTTGGAAGGCTATAATGCTACTCTGTTTTTCAAATTCAGCTCTTTGATTGCAGATCGCAGTATCATTATTTTAACTTCTGCCACCATCCTGTTTGTATTATTATACACCAAAAAGTTCTTAAATTTATGTACCCTCACTAACCGTTGGCCATCCAGGCTGGTAGATGGTTCAATGGTAATTACAGTGTTAGGTTCACTGTTTTCCTTTGGAAACGACTTTTGGTTTTTACTAGGATTAATACTGGTAAACACATCCGGATTATCCTCGATGATTGCTATTGTCTATTCCCTAGTTGCCAGCAGAAGAGAAAACAGAAAAGGGAATATGTATTTCTATGCCGCTTTTGCCAGTTTATTTGTAGGTACTATCATTTTCGTTTTAGCAAATTCAAACTTAATTCCCCTTAACTTCTTAACCTATAATAGCCTAAAAATTGGAAATGCTATTGAAGTAATATTCCTTTCCTTGTCCATGGCAGAACAATTTTCATTGGTACAAAAAGAAAAAGAGATGGCCCAGGAAGAAGCCCTTGAAAAATTACAAGAAATAAATAGAATTACCGACCAGGTGAATGTGCGTTTAGAAATTGAAGTTGCTCAGCGAACCAAGCTTCTAAACAAACAAAATTTAGATTTAGAACAGAAAAACAAAGATATTACCGATTCTATTCTTTACGCCGCAACTCTTCAACGAAGTATGATGCCGGAATGGGAAATATTGTCATCTGTTGTTCATGATTCCTTTTTGTTAAATCTTCCAAAAGATATTGTAAGCGGTGATTTTTATTGGGTAGGAATCCATTCGAACAAAATCTACTTTGCTATTTCAGATTGCACAGGTCATGGTGTACCGGGAGCATTTATGTCCATTTTAGGTGTTGATATTTTTGATAGACAGCTTAAAAATGAAACTGCCCCAACCATCGACGCTATGCTTGAAGAGTTAGACCTTAATTTGTCAGCAGTTTTTAAAGGCAATTCCAACCTTGAAATTCATGAACATGGAATGGATGTGGCTTTGTGTTGCTATGATTCATCCACCAAAATTTTGGAATTTGCCGGTGCCGGTCGACCTCTCTACCTGGTTAAGGAATCAGGTGAAGTAGAGCGATTTAACGGAAACAAACGTTCCATTGGCAGCAAAAGGCTACAAAACATCCCTTTTGAAAAGACAGCCATTCCTATTGAAAACAAGGTCTGGGTTTATCTGCAATCCGATGGTTATACAGATCAATTTGGAGGGGAATTCAATAAAAAAATCCAGAGAAAGGAATTTGAAAAATTTTTAGTTGAGATCCATAAGTTAAGCGGAAGAAAACAAAAGGAACATTTCTACAATAATTTTTTAAACTGGAAAAGAGAATACGATCAAATTGATGATATAATGGTCATGGGAGTTCAGTTATCATAG
- a CDS encoding alkaline phosphatase family protein: MKRRSFIKKAGLATAGVFSVPYILPSGRLFAATGSRIADHVVLCLFAGGVRNLESIQKIEGNLMPNTLFGSESINPQIAPGMSALPSPFSNVLQSQATLYKEFRYAAGATGHFNAHSAVLTGKYNLVDVNLKQRPSNPTVFEYYRKHNSPSMSALNAWWISNSLGPYPALNFSNYPGYGAEFGANYIQPRSVISASGYEVLGNPKNFNTSEIDKINKIRSFCDNNFSKNFTSGDAGVTNAIEDSMLLDQFIQDSYTEALAGQYDNPWNSPSGMSGDMFNVFFAEKVIERFKPELLVVNMQDVDIGHTNFTAYCDNMRKADYALAHLWQTIQTTPGMANNTVLIVVPEHGRNQEPNTLLDSFGRYALDHNNDAMSREIFCLVAGPAGKVVQNQVISTEVGQTIDVVPTIAKVLGFYSDIPGGMLDGQILEQSFN; encoded by the coding sequence ATGAAAAGAAGAAGTTTTATTAAAAAGGCCGGACTTGCAACTGCAGGTGTATTTTCAGTCCCTTACATTTTACCTTCAGGACGCTTATTTGCCGCAACCGGAAGCAGGATAGCCGATCATGTTGTACTTTGTTTGTTTGCAGGTGGTGTAAGAAATTTGGAAAGTATCCAAAAGATCGAGGGAAATTTAATGCCGAATACGTTATTTGGTTCGGAGTCAATCAATCCTCAAATTGCCCCGGGGATGTCTGCTTTGCCTAGTCCGTTTTCCAATGTTTTGCAATCCCAGGCTACCTTGTATAAAGAGTTTAGATATGCCGCTGGAGCAACAGGCCATTTTAATGCACATTCTGCAGTACTTACAGGTAAGTATAATTTAGTGGATGTTAACTTAAAACAAAGGCCTTCCAATCCAACCGTTTTTGAATATTATCGCAAGCATAATAGCCCGTCCATGTCAGCCTTAAATGCTTGGTGGATTTCAAACTCCTTAGGGCCTTATCCCGCTTTGAATTTCAGTAATTATCCCGGATATGGTGCTGAATTTGGCGCAAATTATATTCAACCCCGTTCCGTAATTTCTGCTTCCGGGTATGAGGTGCTCGGTAATCCAAAGAACTTTAACACCAGCGAAATCGATAAAATCAATAAGATTCGAAGTTTCTGTGATAATAATTTTTCAAAGAATTTTACTTCAGGCGACGCCGGGGTTACGAATGCCATCGAAGACTCCATGCTGTTGGATCAATTTATTCAAGATTCTTACACCGAAGCATTGGCCGGACAATACGATAATCCATGGAATTCTCCGTCAGGAATGAGCGGAGATATGTTTAATGTGTTTTTTGCTGAAAAGGTAATTGAACGATTTAAGCCTGAATTGTTGGTAGTTAACATGCAAGATGTTGATATCGGGCATACCAATTTTACCGCTTATTGCGATAATATGAGAAAAGCTGATTATGCCTTGGCTCATTTGTGGCAAACCATTCAAACTACACCGGGAATGGCAAATAATACCGTTTTAATCGTTGTTCCGGAACATGGTAGAAATCAAGAACCCAATACCTTGTTGGATTCATTTGGAAGATATGCTCTAGACCATAATAATGATGCCATGAGCAGGGAAATATTTTGTTTGGTCGCTGGACCTGCCGGAAAAGTAGTTCAAAATCAGGTTATTTCTACTGAAGTTGGACAAACAATTGATGTGGTGCCTACCATTGCCAAGGTTCTAGGTTTTTATTCAGATATTCCCGGTGGAATGTTAGATGGTCAAATTTTGGAACAATCCTTCAATTAG